A single window of Neurospora crassa OR74A linkage group VII, whole genome shotgun sequence DNA harbors:
- a CDS encoding D-lactate dehydrogenase has translation MATRRVLGFPGARLTLTHQSRPLTSPVHRQYRPTFSPQAYQSTRWASQRSKNIPQRTGRILSTMLGLSRQSWIILALSAIIIMDVSKTVLKDSKKEEHSLAKPTYASRKEMLDAANEIAQILGQDAVTSDAHVLEHHGHSDWSTSNSPGRAVAVVYPRTTDHVSAIAQICNARNLPMVPFGAGSSVEGNFSQPYSGICIDFTYMDRVIAFHPEDMDVVVQPGVNWVDLNNQIAHTGLFVPLDPSPTATVGGMVSTNCSGTNAMRYGTMKDWVLNLTVVLPDGRVIKTRRRPRKTSAGYNLTSLFVGAEGTLGIVTEVTLKLAPIPKETSVAVVAFPTIHSAAAAASKLIRSGIQLAALELMDDEQMKLLNAHGSDAVRKRVWDEKPTLFLKFSGTTKDAIKSDVSRVGDILKPLTDSKFHFAKTKQDELDLWSARKEALFTMVNTRPKGTEIWSTDVAVPISRLAESIEISKRECGSLGLFASVVGHVGDGNFHVSMMYDPTNAQQKQAVAKCVKNMMTRALEMEGTVSGEHAIGIGKKECLVDELGEETIGLMRQLKASVDPKWVMNPGKVFDWMG, from the coding sequence ATGGCGACACGCCGAGTGCTTGGCTTTCCGGGAGCACGGCTCACTCTCACTCATCAATCCCGACCCCTTACTTCCCCGGTACACCGACAATATCGGCCCACCTTTTCTCCCCAGGCATATCAGTCGACACGATGGGCATCACAACGATCCAAGAATATCCCCCAAAGGACTGGGCGGATCTTGTCCACTATGCTAGGCCTGTCCAGACAAAGCTGGATCATCCTTGCGTTATCGGCGATAATCATTATGGATGTTTCGAAAACTGTCTTGAAGGactcgaagaaggaagagcaTTCACTGGCAAAGCCGACCTACGCAAGCCGCAAAGAGATGCTTGACGCTGCGAACGAGATTGCTCAGATACTAGGACAAGACGCCGTCACCTCCGATGCCCATGTTCTCGAACACCACGGCCATTCGGACTGGTCGACGTCCAACTCACCTGGGCGTGCCGTTGCCGTAGTTTACCCACGCACCACTGACCACGTATCTGCTATCGCTCAGATATGCAATGCTCGTAATCTCCCCATGGTTCCCTTTGGCGCAGGTTCCAGTGTCGAGGGCAACTTCTCCCAGCCCTATTCCGGCATCTGCATCGACTTCACCTACATGGATAGAGTCATCGCCTTCCACCCAGAAGACATGGATGTCGTCGTTCAACCTGGCGTTAACTGGGTTGACCTCAATAATCAGATCGCCCATACAGGGCTCTTCGTACCTTTGGATCCCTCGCCCACTGCCACAGTTGGTGGAATGGTCTCAACCAATTGTTCCGGCACCAACGCCATGCGCTACGGAACTATGAAAGACTGGGTGCTCAATCTGACTGTCGTTCTCCCGGATGGCCGCGTTATCAAGACACGTCGGCGTCCTCGTAAGACCTCGGCTGGCTATAACCTGACTTCTCTGTTTGTCGGCGCCGAAGGTACTCTGGGAATAGTAACCGAGGTCACCCTGAAGCTCGCTCCCATCCCAAAAGAAACCAGCGTCGCCGTTGTTGCTTTCCCCACCATCCACTctgccgcagcagcagcttccaAGCTGATTCGCTCCGGGATCCAGCTCGCTGCTTTGGAGCTCATGGACGACGAGCAGATGAAATTGCTCAATGCGCACGGAAGCGACGCAGTTCGTAAGCGTGTATGGGACGAGAAACCTACCTTGTTCCTCAAGTTCAGCGGGACTACCAAGGACGCCATCAAGAGCGATGTGTCCCGCGTAGGCGACATCCTCAAACCCTTGACAGACAGCAAGTTCCACTTTGCAAAGACGAAACAGGATGAGCTGGACCTCTGGTCCGCGCGCAAGGAAGCCCTTTTTACCATGGTAAACACTCGGCCCAAGGGCACCGAGATTTGGTCAACAGACGTGGCCGTACCCATATCACGGCTGGCGGAAAGCATCGAAATCTCGAAGCGGGAATGCGGATCTCTAGGCTTGTTTGCGAGCGTGGTTGGTCATGTAGGAGATGGAAACTTTCACGTCTCCATGATGTACGACCCAACAAATGcgcagcagaagcaggcTGTCGCCAAATGCGTCAAAAACATGATGACCCGGGCGCTAGAGATGGAGGGTACTGTAAGCGGGGAGCATGCGATTGGTATTGGGAAGAAGGAGTGCTTGGTGGACGAACTCGGAGAGGAGACGATTGGGCTCATGAGGCAGCTCAAGGCTTCGGTTGATCCCAAATGGGTCATGAACCCGGGAAAGGTGTTTGACTGGATGGGGTAA
- the gh76-3 gene encoding glycosylhydrolase family 76-3 protein produces the protein MRTTSSPRGATWLTALFAAAACLLPAANAQGYAIDTTDNIRASAKTLAFDLMKFYNGNQSGQIPGILPGPPSDGKGDYYWWEGGALMGTMIDYWHLTGDTTYNDVITQGILHQVGDNRDFQPLNFTASLGNDDQGFWGMTAMLAAENKFPNPPADQPQWLALAQAVWATQAAPDRHDDTCNGGLRWQIPPTNNGYDYKNTIANAIFFNMGARLARYTRNDTYATWATKQFQWIYDVNYIDHDSWKVYDGGHVEHNCTDINKAQFSYSAAILVQGAAFMYNYTEGDAATQDMWKTRIEKLTEGLFRDFFPKGIAFELACEGRQGACTPDMVSFKGYVHRWMAMVTQIAPFTRDTILPVLKTSAEAAAKQCTGGATGRVCGFYWSGGVFVDPAVDKTTGAGEAMDVLAAVSSLLIDEADPPVTNTTGGTSKGDPNAGTGSRHATEPAKPITTADKAGAAMCTILLIAGGIAIWIFMNLGD, from the exons ATGAGGACAACATCATCGCCAAGAGGGGCGACATGGCTCACAGCTCTCTTCGCCGCCGCAGCTTGTTTGCTGCCGGCAGCAAATGCCCAAGGCTACGCTATCGATACCACAG ATAACATCCGTGCCTCCGCAAAAACGCTAGCCTTCGACTTGATGAAATTCTACAACGGCAACCAGTCGGGCCAAATCCCAGGTATCCTGCCCGGTCCGCCCTCCGATGGAAAAGGCGACTACTACTGGTGGGAAGGCGGCGCCCTGATGGGCACCATGATTGATTACTGGCACTTGACCGGCGACACCACCTACAACGATGTCATCACCCAGGGTATTCTTCACCAAGTCGGCGATAATCGCGACTTTCAACCCTTGAACTTCACGGCCTCGCTTGGCAACGACGACCAAGGATTCTGGGGCATGACCGCCATGCTTGCCGCCGAAAACAAGTTCCCCAACCCGCCCGCTGACCAGCCCCAGTGGCTTGCCCTTGCTCAGGCCGTCTGGGCCACCCAAGCCGCGCCCGACCGCCACGACGATACTTGTAACGGTGGTTTGCGATGGCAGATTCCTCCTACAAACAACGGCTACGACTACAAGAATACCATTGCCAACGCCAT CTTCTTCAACATGGGCGCCCGTCTCGCCCGCTACACCCGCAACGACACCTACGCCACCTGGGCCACCAAACAATTCCAATGGATCTACGACGTCAACTATATCGACCACGACTCTTGGAAAGTCTACGATGGCGGGCACGTCGAGCATAACTGCACGGACATCAACAAGGCGCAGTTCAGCTACAGCGCCGCCATACTCGTCCAGGGCGCCGCCTTCATGTACAACTACACGGAAGGTGACGCCGCCACGCAAGACATGTGGAAAACCCGCATCGAGAAACTCACCGAAGGTCTTTTTCGCGATTTTTTCCCCAAAGGCATCGCCTTCGAACTCGCCTGCGAGGGCCGCCAGGGCGCCTGCACGCCCGACATGGTGAGCTTCAAGGGGTACGTGCACCGCTGGATGGCAATGGTGACGCAGATCGCGCCCTTCACGCGGGACACCATCCTCCCTGTCCTCAAAACCTCAGCTGAAGCGGCAGCGAAGCAATGTACGGGCGGAGCCACAGGGCGAGTGTGCGGCTTCTACTGGTCCGGGGGTGTCTTTGTCGATCCCGCCGTGGACAAGACTACCGGTGCGGGAGAGGCTATGGATGTTCTCGCGGCTGTGTCGAGTCTCCTTATTGATGAAGCCGACCCGCCGGTGACGAACACGACGGGTGGTACCAGCAAGGGAGATCCAAACGCGGGAACGGGAAGTAGGCATGCTACCGAGCCAGCAAAGCCGATTACTACGGCGGATAAGGCTGGGGCGGCTATGTGCACGATATTGCTGATAGCGGGAGGTATTGCGATTTGGATTTTTATGAATTTGGGGGATTGA
- a CDS encoding benzoate 4-monooxygenase cytochrome P450: MNLSHLLPLGIPLPSPTSLIGIFLIGTSILVSSILLSAIYNLTLHPLARHPGPFFHRASILPYLYRQITGTLPCSILDFHARYGPVVRISPNALSFADPQAWKDIYGHRPHGEEEFAKLNLFYRIKGSPPSLLSETKEAHGTLRKLMAHGFSDRSMRAQEGIIGGYVSALIRGLRGNCRSSSGKREDVVKQNEGVAEEEEEEKETTAVINMKNTNTKQTENMNQKEEEQDERVPLDMVSWYNWTTFDIIGDLAFGEPFGCLEKAEYDPWVDAVGKSVRFGCVMFALRLLGLEDWVCPLVRKLSGNARRFHRKRTMDKLQRRVKLTKERPDFLEGLLQKREEWGIDMDALAANASLLIVAGSETTATLLAGATYMLLRDPEAMKKLTEEVRSTFKSEEEITLSSVGNLEYMLACLNEAMRLYPPVPIGMPRVVPKGGAKVAGTFVPEGTVVAVWHWATSHNEQHFVEPFEFHPERWMQDPRFANDRLDAVQPFSVGPRNCIGRSLAIAEMRLILTKVVYNFDMKLANPEKDWLDQHIYTLWDKHPLPVYLTPIERNGV, from the exons atgaatctCTCACACCTCCTCCCACTGgggatacctctacccagtCCTACCAGTTTGATAGGGATTTTCCTCATTGgc ACCTCCATCCTCGTatcctccatcctcctctccgccatCTACAACCTCACCCTGCACCCCCTCGCCCGCCACCCGGGCCCCTTTTTCCACCGCGCCTCCATCCTCCCCTATTTGTACCGCCAAATCACCGGCACGCTCCCGTGCTCCATCCTCGACTTCCACGCGCGGTACGGGCCCGTGGTGCGCATCTCGCCCAATGCTCTTTCTTTTGCCGACCCTCAGGCCTGGAAGGACATCTACGGCCATCGGCCCCACGGCGAAGAAGAGTTTGCCAAGCTCAATCTCTTTTACCGAATCAAAGGGAGCCCGCCGAGTCTGCTGAGTGAAACAAAAGAGGCGCACGGGACGCTGAGGAAGTTGATGGCGCATGGGTTCAGTGATCGGAGCATGAGGGCGCAGGAGGGGATTATTGGGGGGTATGTGAGTGCGTTGATTAGGGGGCTGAGGGGCAATTgtcgttcttcttctgggaagagggaggacgTGGTGAAGCAGAACGAAGgagtggcggaggaggaggaggaggaaaaggaaacgACGGCGGTCATAAACATGAAGAACACGAACACGAAGCAAACGGAGAACATGaaccaaaaagaagaggaacagGATGAACGTGTACCGCTTGACATGGTAAGCTGGTATAACTGGACTACCTTTGACATCATTGGCGACCTGGCCTTTGGCGAGCCGTTTGGGTGTTTGGAGAAGGCCGAGTACGATCCGTGGGTGGACGCGGTGGGGAAGAGTGTGCGGTTCGGCTGTGTCATGTTCGCCCTGAGGCTTTTGGGGCTGGAGGACTGGGTGTGTCCGCTTGTTCGGAAATTGAGCGGCAATGCCAGACGGTTTCATCGGAAAAGGACGATGGATAAGCTGCAGAGGAGGGTGAAGCTGACGAAGGAGAGGCCGGACTTCTTGGAGGGGTTGTTGCAGAAGAGAGAGGAGTGG GGCATAGACATGGACGCACTCGCGGCCAATGCAAGTCTGTTGATCGTCGCCGGTTCGGAAACGACTGCAACACTCTTGGCTGGAGCAACATATATGCTGCTGAGGGATCCCGAGGCAATGAAGAAGCTGACTGAGGAAGTTCGCTCGACCTTCAAATCGGAGGAAGAAATCACCCTTTCGTCCGTGGGCAACCTCGAGTACATGCTGGCCTGCTTGAACGAGGCCATGCGCCTCTATCCTCCTGTCCCTATCGGTATGCCCCGAGTGGTTCCCAAGGGCGGTGCCAAGGTTGCGGGCACATTCGTTCCAGAAGGT ACCGTTGTTGCTGTATGGCACTGGGCAACAAGCCACAATGAGCAGCATTTCGTCGAACCCTTCGAGTTCCATCCTGAGCGGTGGATGCAAGATCCCCGGTTTGCCAACGACAGGTTGGACGCGGTACAACCTTTTAGTGTTGGACCAAGGAATTGTATTGGTCGGAG CCTCGCCATCGCGGAGATGAGGCTCATCCTTACCAAAGTCGTTTACAACTTTGATATGAAGCTCGCAAACCCTGAAAAGGACTGGCTGGATCAACATATCTATACTCTGTGGGACAAACACCCGCTTCCGGTCTATTTGACCCCGATCGAGAGGAACGGTGTATAG
- the gh13-1 gene encoding alpha-amylase translates to MRSSLLTGAIAAALSFSGYAAAADADAWKSRSIYQVMIDRFARDDGGSVDCKLYEFCGGTWKGLTNKLDYIQGMGFDAIQISPVIKNEDKNTAVGEPYHGYWSQDLTQVNPKFGTEEDLKNLIAEIHKRDMFLMVDVVVNHMAQEFDNVVPPKVDYSVFKPFNDKKYFHPYCNVTEWENATNIQDCWLYPYGIALADLKTESPDVVSLFTKWIKNLVSTYSIDGLRIDAAKHVNDEFLPQFVQASGVFALGEVLTGVTEDMCRYQNKSKNLLPGMPNYLDYYPLNAAFNGGSFERLGEIRAQAQDSCNDTLALGTFIENHDMPRFASQNQDMALAKNAMTYVIMNDGIPTVYQGQEQHFTGGATPENREPLWKSNYNTSAPLYVLAQTLNKVRKNAIKQSPTYVKQTSNVLIADTNHFCQQKGPAENSVVFCVTNKSSKGDSYQMPVGGFRDSDEVVEVLSCATTTADGLGQITAYMGAGEPKVWVKKSALEGTDICTKTTVDGPKEENGAVSKGAATGVLMAAVLGTASLLL, encoded by the exons ATGCGGTCATCTCTTTTGACGGGCGCCATTGCGGCGGCCCTGAGCTTTTCCGGTtatgctgccgccgccgacgctGATGCGTGGAAGTCCCGATCCATCTACCAGGTCATGATCGACCGTTTCGCTCGCGACGACGGTGGTTCGGTCGACTGCAAGCTGTACGAGTTTTGCGGTGGTACTTGGAAGGGCCTCACCAACAAGTTGGATTATATCCAAG GTATGGGCTTCGATGCCATTCAGATCAGCCCCGTCATCAAGAACGAGGATAAGAACACCGCCGTTGGCGAGCCCTACCACGGTTACTGGTCGCAGGATCTCACCCAGGTCAACCCCAAATTCGGTACCGAGGAGGACCTCAAGAATCTCATTGCTGAGATCCACAAGCGTGACATGTTCCTCATGGTTGACGTTGTCGTGAACCACATGGCGCAAGAGTTCGACAACGTTGTGCCCCCCAAGGTCGACTACTCCGTGTTCAAGCCGTTCAACGACAAGAAATACTTCCACCCGTACTGCAACGTTACCGAGTGGGAGAACGCTACCAACATCCAGGACTGCTGGCTCTATCCCTACGGCATTGCTCTCGCCGATCTCAAGACCGAGTCCCCCGATGTTGTCAGCCTTTTCACCAAGTGGATCAAGAACCTCGTCTCGACCTATTCCATCGATGGTCTCCGTATCGATGCCGCCAAGCACGTCAACGATGAGTTCCTGCCCCAATTCGTCCAGGCTTCCGGCGTTTTCGCTCTCGGTGAGGTTTTGACCGGTGTTACCGAGGACATGTGCCGCTACCAGAACAAGTCCAAGAACCTCCTCCCCGGCATGCCCAACTACCTCGACTACTATCCCTTGAACGCGGCTTTCAACGGCGGTTCTTTTGAGCGCCTCGGCGAGATCCGCGCCCAGGCCCAAGACAGCTGCAACGACACTCTTGCCCTCGGTACCTTCATTGAGAACCACGATATGCCTCGCTTTGCCAGCCAGAACCAAGACATGGCCCTCGCCAAGAACGCCATGACCTACGTTATCATGAACGACGGTATCCCTACTG TCTACCAAGGTCAGGAGCAGCACTTCACGGGCGGCGCGACCCCTGAGAACCGCGAGCCCCTCTGGAAGTCCAACTACAACACCTCGGCGCCCCTCTACGTTCTTGCCCAGACCCTCAACAAGGTTCGCAAGAACGCCATCAAGCAGTCGCCTACCTACGTCAAGCAGACGTCCAATGTCCTGATCGCCGACACCAACCACTTCTGCCAGCAGAAGGGCCCCGCCGAGAACTCGGTCGTGTTCTGCGTCACCAACAAGTCCTCCAAGGGCGACAGCTACCAGATGCCCGTTGGCGGCTTCCGCGACTCTGACGAGGTTGTCGAGGTCCTCAGCTGCGCCACGACCACCGCCGACGGCCTCGGCCAGATCACCGCCTACATGGGCGCCGGCGAGCCCAAGGTCTGGGTCAAGAAGTCTGCTCTTGAGGGCACCGATATCTGCACCAAGACCACCGTTGACGGCcccaaggaggagaatggCGCTGTCTCCAAGGGCGCCGCCACCGGTGTCCTGATGGCTGCCGTTCTCGGAACTGCTAGCTTGCTCCTTTAA